The bacterium genome includes the window TCGGGTGTATCTAAACGGTCAATAGCTTCGGTGGGAATCTTTGTTACTCTGGCTAATGAACCATTGAACGAGCGTTGTTCAAGTGGTCTAACCGCAACTAATTCAGCACGATGTCCGGGGGGAATCGCAATCCATTCGATATACACAGGATGGCGGAAACCGTTATGATCTGTCAAAAATGTTCCGGTTTTTGGCGTGAGTAACCATTCGCCATTAGAAAACTGCGCGGCTGTAACTTCATCGGACAATGTAAAAGAAAGCAGGTTTGCTTGAGAGGTATGTAGAACGGTGCGAGCAAGTGGAGCTTTCTGCCCGGAAGTTAGCGGGGCAGACAGTGCAGAGAGGGCACTGGCAAACAGTAAAATCAGACTCAGCAACCACATGAACAGAATCCTCAACAAACGAAAAACCGAACCCATAGTCCGGCAACAAAACCGCCCCATACATCTCGGCGTCTGGTATCGTCAAACTATCGTTCGGTTACAAGTTGCTAAATCAATCTCCTGTTTTGCATTCGCAATGTATATCGGTTGTACGGAATTGTCAAGCGGGTTTATGGAAGAGCGGAGGAATCACATTCGGTACCCGGTCTTTTAGTAATCCTAACAATCCCTCTGGTAACCGTACCAGTTTCCCGTTCTCATCGATAAACGCATGCTCCGTGACACCAGTCACCCGAATTTCATCTTCGGCATTACCGCAAAGCTCATAGCCAAACCGGATGCGGGTGTTGGTGTATCCGATGGGAAAGGCGGCGACTTGAATCAAA containing:
- a CDS encoding acyl-CoA thioesterase encodes the protein MIDRWKVITPVRARYADTDKMGVVYYGRYMELFEVGRTEWIRTCWRPYVEVEREGVFLPVVHAAATYRKSFFYDDLIQVAAFPIGYTNTRIRFGYELCGNAEDEIRVTGVTEHAFIDENGKLVRLPEGLLGLLKDRVPNVIPPLFHKPA